One Thermococcus kodakarensis KOD1 genomic window carries:
- a CDS encoding DUF2250 domain-containing protein: MDGGNTQKERPGSYRGLELLPVHLYVLAHLKKAGVDYAKMMVKMSELPLSLIEDAIRDLMEAGLVERDSGSAIKRSKARFKKAFEVHKHHTYYRLSREGELFVRRIDEKWLKEYFNALFSDGWRVVKELSRSGKFDGLPKEFQREEIREELLVYRFITPLGRTTRFFNLLVEFLEIRAR, from the coding sequence ATGGATGGAGGGAATACGCAGAAAGAACGCCCAGGTTCGTACCGAGGCCTTGAACTCCTTCCGGTTCACCTCTACGTCCTGGCCCACCTTAAGAAAGCCGGAGTGGATTACGCCAAGATGATGGTGAAAATGAGCGAGCTACCCCTTTCTCTCATCGAAGATGCAATAAGAGATCTGATGGAAGCTGGACTGGTGGAGCGAGACTCTGGAAGTGCGATAAAGAGAAGTAAGGCGAGGTTCAAGAAGGCCTTCGAAGTCCACAAGCACCACACCTACTACCGCTTGTCAAGGGAGGGGGAGCTCTTCGTAAGGAGAATCGACGAGAAGTGGCTGAAGGAGTACTTCAACGCGCTCTTTTCCGATGGCTGGAGGGTTGTAAAAGAGCTCTCAAGAAGCGGAAAGTTTGATGGCCTACCAAAGGAGTTCCAGAGAGAAGAAATCCGGGAGGAACTGCTGGTCTACCGCTTTATAACTCCCTTGGGGAGAACCACGCGGTTCTTTAACCTCCTCGTTGAGTTCCTTGAAATCAGAGCTCGATGA
- a CDS encoding methyltransferase family protein, with product MKFWGIFPKVALLSSIYAVLAFYLDERLGVSFLAFPVLGFLMVFLGLSLWFLCYLQVSRAYSKGKLLTEGCYSRVRHPIYSIWGFLVIPGFSLLFGGFMLLLPLVYWAGVLGFIGEEEKALEEMFGDGWREYAERTPRFVPRP from the coding sequence ATGAAGTTCTGGGGCATCTTTCCAAAGGTTGCCCTCCTTTCTTCCATCTATGCGGTTCTGGCGTTTTACCTAGACGAGAGGCTTGGGGTTAGCTTTCTCGCGTTTCCAGTCCTTGGGTTCCTGATGGTATTCCTCGGCCTCTCCCTCTGGTTTCTCTGCTACCTTCAGGTCTCAAGGGCTTACTCGAAGGGGAAACTGCTCACGGAGGGCTGCTACTCAAGGGTGAGGCATCCGATATACTCCATCTGGGGCTTTCTCGTGATTCCGGGATTCTCTCTCCTCTTCGGTGGCTTCATGCTCTTACTTCCTCTCGTTTACTGGGCGGGCGTGCTCGGGTTCATAGGCGAGGAGGAGAAAGCCCTCGAGGAGATGTTCGGCGATGGATGGAGGGAATACGCAGAAAGAACGCCCAGGTTCGTACCGAGGCCTTGA
- a CDS encoding NifB/NifX family molybdenum-iron cluster-binding protein, with translation MAEKRCLKVAFGMEDDEHLIDAHYGDSEFFAIYEICEDGSIKLLEKRHNKAKDIEEEHDEGHGDPRKFKAVVSQLLDVDVLAAFRMGPNFLRIRDKTNKVAFFTRTRDLNLALQRVVENFDDLWEQVQKKKTEKPPIEE, from the coding sequence ATGGCTGAGAAGAGATGCCTCAAAGTCGCGTTCGGAATGGAAGATGATGAACACCTCATAGATGCACACTACGGTGATTCAGAGTTCTTCGCGATCTACGAAATCTGCGAGGATGGAAGCATAAAACTCCTCGAAAAGAGGCACAACAAGGCTAAAGACATAGAGGAAGAACACGACGAGGGGCACGGCGACCCGAGGAAGTTCAAGGCAGTCGTCAGCCAGCTCCTCGACGTTGACGTTTTAGCAGCTTTCAGGATGGGCCCGAACTTCCTGAGAATCCGGGACAAGACCAACAAGGTGGCATTCTTCACGAGGACGAGGGATCTAAACCTTGCACTCCAGCGGGTCGTGGAGAACTTCGACGACCTCTGGGAGCAGGTGCAGAAAAAGAAGACCGAAAAACCGCCGATAGAGGAGTGA
- a CDS encoding NifB/NifX family molybdenum-iron cluster-binding protein, whose amino-acid sequence MRIAVPTNGGGREDTVAPVFARAPAFYIADVDENGNIVSEKVIQNSAAMAGGGAGPMAVQTLINEGVEAIIAPQVGPNALGAIQAAGIRLYQVAPGTPVEEAIKSVVSGEAAQFTAPAPQAPVAPAAPATPVAPVPPAYGPAYPAYPAYGYGFGPGWGRGWGRGWGRGRGFGRGWGRGGRGWGARLGYCPWTGMPSRRTLRRYYGWW is encoded by the coding sequence ATGAGGATCGCTGTCCCGACTAACGGTGGAGGTAGAGAAGACACGGTCGCCCCGGTCTTCGCGAGGGCACCGGCATTTTACATAGCGGACGTTGACGAGAACGGGAACATCGTCAGCGAGAAGGTCATTCAGAACAGCGCCGCAATGGCCGGCGGAGGGGCCGGACCAATGGCAGTCCAGACCCTCATCAACGAGGGCGTTGAGGCAATAATAGCTCCTCAGGTCGGCCCGAACGCACTCGGTGCCATACAGGCCGCTGGTATCAGGCTCTACCAGGTCGCTCCAGGGACACCAGTGGAGGAGGCCATAAAGAGCGTCGTGAGCGGTGAAGCGGCCCAGTTCACGGCACCCGCTCCGCAGGCTCCCGTCGCTCCAGCGGCCCCTGCAACTCCGGTAGCACCGGTGCCGCCAGCGTACGGCCCAGCCTACCCGGCTTATCCTGCCTACGGCTACGGTTTCGGCCCTGGTTGGGGCAGAGGCTGGGGCCGCGGATGGGGTAGAGGACGCGGCTTCGGCAGAGGTTGGGGCAGAGGAGGAAGAGGCTGGGGAGCGAGGCTCGGCTACTGCCCGTGGACAGGAATGCCCAGCAGGAGAACCCTCCGCCGGTATTACGGCTGGTGGTGA
- a CDS encoding ABC transporter permease — protein MSSLKVLTIARKELKEYVLKPGSISWGVVFPIVFTLAFIVRFGDIDHLAPGLVSISIVFGTTSFVASSIIFERRLRTFERLLVAPVSYIEIILAKLLVGSLFGLFVALVSLALVSHFMVYPVWNVPMVVGYAFLGGLAFSGLALYISLVVENPISAMTWLNLLRLPMMFTSGAIASLLLFPRWFLIAGYLTPMTYLVEGLRFSMLKYTEVVHPVYSALILIFLTLLFTYLSIERLKNLY, from the coding sequence GTGTCCTCTTTGAAGGTTCTCACGATAGCGAGGAAGGAACTCAAGGAGTACGTCCTCAAGCCGGGCTCAATAAGCTGGGGCGTTGTGTTCCCGATCGTCTTCACGTTAGCGTTCATAGTCCGCTTCGGCGACATAGACCACCTCGCCCCGGGTCTCGTCTCGATCTCGATAGTCTTCGGTACGACTTCATTTGTGGCCTCGTCCATAATCTTCGAGAGGAGGCTCAGAACGTTTGAACGCCTCCTCGTTGCTCCTGTGAGCTACATCGAGATAATCCTTGCCAAGCTCTTAGTCGGCTCCCTCTTCGGCCTCTTTGTGGCTCTAGTAAGCCTCGCTCTGGTGTCACACTTCATGGTCTATCCAGTCTGGAACGTGCCTATGGTTGTTGGCTACGCCTTCCTCGGCGGGCTGGCCTTTTCTGGATTGGCCCTCTACATATCGCTCGTCGTCGAGAACCCGATAAGCGCCATGACCTGGCTGAACCTCCTTAGACTCCCCATGATGTTCACGAGCGGTGCCATAGCTTCCCTCCTCCTCTTTCCACGCTGGTTTTTGATAGCAGGCTACCTGACACCGATGACTTATCTCGTGGAGGGGCTCCGCTTCTCGATGTTGAAGTACACAGAAGTCGTCCATCCCGTTTACTCCGCACTGATCTTGATATTCCTAACACTGCTGTTCACATACCTCTCGATAGAGCGGCTCAAAAACCTGTACTGA
- a CDS encoding ABC transporter ATP-binding protein, with protein sequence MAAEEAIIAKNLVKRYGDFEAVRGISFTVKRGEAFALLGPNGAGKTTTVRMLTTLTRITSGEAYVNGYDVKKEGLMVRRSIGLVPDISNLYEELTVEENLKFTANLYDAPKENVARLIKEFNLPAKRKFGKLSSGFKRRVTIAAALVHEPEILFLDEPTNGLDVHSAKALRALIRELNKRGMTIFLTTHNMVEAETIPQRVAIMNKGKIIAEGTRTELPKLIGKGTRIRLQVEPLSNKLLDALSAYGPTFDEGDIVITVPDADAFMAELCKLREELGFKVLKVSTEAPSIEEVFIELTTEVPKGGACGCGGCPL encoded by the coding sequence ATGGCTGCGGAGGAAGCAATAATAGCGAAAAACCTCGTGAAGAGATACGGCGACTTTGAGGCCGTTAGGGGGATAAGCTTCACGGTTAAGCGCGGGGAGGCCTTTGCACTTCTCGGCCCGAACGGGGCCGGAAAGACAACGACAGTGAGAATGCTCACGACTCTCACCAGGATAACCTCTGGAGAGGCCTACGTGAACGGCTACGACGTGAAGAAGGAAGGCCTAATGGTTAGGCGCTCGATAGGCCTTGTCCCCGACATATCCAACCTTTACGAGGAACTTACCGTCGAGGAGAACCTGAAGTTCACCGCAAACCTCTACGACGCTCCAAAGGAGAACGTGGCCAGACTCATTAAGGAGTTCAACCTCCCGGCAAAGAGGAAGTTCGGAAAGCTCAGCTCGGGCTTCAAGAGGAGGGTAACGATAGCGGCAGCGCTGGTTCACGAACCCGAGATACTCTTTCTTGATGAGCCTACAAACGGCCTCGACGTCCACTCCGCCAAGGCCCTGAGGGCGCTCATAAGGGAGCTGAACAAGAGGGGCATGACTATTTTCCTCACAACCCACAATATGGTTGAAGCTGAGACGATACCGCAGAGAGTCGCTATAATGAACAAAGGAAAGATAATCGCCGAGGGGACGCGGACGGAGCTTCCGAAGCTCATTGGGAAGGGGACGAGGATCAGGCTTCAGGTCGAGCCGCTCTCCAACAAGCTCCTCGATGCCCTCTCAGCTTATGGCCCGACCTTCGATGAGGGAGATATCGTGATAACGGTTCCAGATGCCGACGCCTTCATGGCAGAGCTGTGCAAGCTCAGAGAAGAGCTCGGCTTTAAAGTCCTGAAGGTCTCGACAGAGGCGCCGAGCATAGAGGAAGTCTTCATAGAGCTGACGACAGAGGTTCCAAAAGGCGGAGCGTGCGGCTGCGGGGGGTGTCCTCTTTGA
- a CDS encoding WD40 repeat domain-containing protein yields the protein MELGLPAAFMLILTLTLPLALAEPVQMWRYTDQCAAFSVSFNSKGYVGLAFGYDAELLSPEGKLLLKAPTRGIAYSSALSDNNVLLIGTEGSWVQAFSEPKKLLWERKLREAVVSVSISADGKVAVAGDAAGYVYLFQDGELKWERNIGKYVWSVVLSGERVLAGSNAGIHVFKLDGTLLWKKAFNGAVRKIVPLKNGIAVLVVPQDESWSELIFLSDSGSVIWKRHFNGYVRSISTDGEYIAAAGMTGNVTLLDSAGKLLYSTPLLSYANDVATFKGYTVVAYGKNVELIAPNGTVEWFESFNGTVYHVGFSPTGYFVVDYGSHEIDNCYSVIVAYSVAPTAQGQSETAGEKSSVKPGYSPLIAGGILVGIALLGVLIWLRRKQ from the coding sequence ATGGAGTTGGGACTTCCAGCGGCCTTTATGCTGATCCTAACGCTCACCCTCCCGCTGGCTCTCGCCGAGCCGGTTCAAATGTGGAGATACACCGATCAGTGCGCGGCGTTTTCGGTCTCTTTCAACTCGAAAGGCTACGTTGGGCTAGCCTTTGGCTATGACGCTGAGCTGCTCTCTCCCGAGGGAAAGCTCCTCCTCAAAGCTCCAACAAGGGGCATCGCATATTCTTCGGCCCTTTCTGACAACAACGTCCTCCTGATAGGGACGGAAGGAAGCTGGGTTCAGGCGTTTTCGGAGCCCAAAAAACTGCTCTGGGAAAGGAAGCTAAGGGAAGCTGTTGTGAGCGTCTCCATATCGGCCGATGGGAAAGTCGCCGTCGCGGGGGATGCCGCTGGCTACGTTTACCTTTTCCAGGACGGGGAGCTGAAGTGGGAGAGGAACATTGGGAAATACGTCTGGAGCGTTGTCCTTTCAGGTGAAAGAGTTCTCGCAGGTAGCAATGCTGGAATACATGTATTCAAGCTCGATGGAACACTCCTGTGGAAGAAAGCATTTAATGGAGCCGTTAGGAAGATTGTACCTCTCAAAAACGGCATAGCAGTTCTTGTAGTTCCGCAGGACGAGAGCTGGAGCGAGTTGATTTTTCTCTCGGATAGCGGCTCAGTCATCTGGAAAAGGCACTTCAACGGCTACGTCCGCTCGATTTCAACCGACGGGGAGTACATAGCGGCCGCAGGAATGACGGGGAACGTGACGCTCCTTGACTCTGCCGGAAAGCTCCTCTATTCAACGCCCCTCCTGAGTTATGCCAACGACGTTGCAACGTTTAAAGGCTACACTGTGGTGGCCTACGGAAAGAACGTCGAGCTTATAGCCCCCAACGGGACGGTCGAGTGGTTCGAGAGCTTCAACGGGACTGTTTACCACGTCGGCTTCTCTCCCACGGGCTACTTCGTCGTTGACTACGGCTCCCACGAGATAGACAACTGCTACAGCGTCATAGTGGCCTACTCAGTTGCTCCAACCGCCCAGGGCCAGTCGGAAACCGCGGGAGAGAAAAGCTCAGTAAAACCCGGCTACAGCCCCCTCATCGCTGGTGGAATCCTGGTCGGGATAGCCCTCCTCGGGGTGCTGATATGGCTGCGGAGGAAGCAATAA
- a CDS encoding class I SAM-dependent methyltransferase, with protein MYREKYDRIAGFYELLERPLDRFFNPLRESAVSLAEGKTLEIGVGTGKTLRYYPQDVELYAIDGSEKMLEMAKKRAKELGMDVKFKVAEAESLPFPDDFFDTVVSSFVFCTVPEPERAIEEIKRVLKPDGMAIFLEHTKSESELVNYLFLLPMKLILKPLLDDDPLRDTHKLVRKHFKVEKEEAYYSGVVRLIVAKNDKD; from the coding sequence ATGTACCGCGAGAAGTACGACAGGATAGCGGGCTTTTACGAGCTACTTGAAAGGCCGCTTGATAGGTTCTTCAATCCACTCAGGGAGAGTGCGGTTTCTCTCGCGGAAGGCAAAACGCTCGAAATAGGCGTTGGAACTGGGAAGACCCTCAGGTACTACCCCCAGGACGTGGAGCTCTACGCCATTGACGGCTCAGAGAAAATGCTCGAGATGGCCAAGAAAAGGGCGAAAGAACTTGGAATGGATGTAAAGTTCAAGGTTGCCGAGGCAGAGAGCCTTCCCTTTCCTGATGACTTCTTCGACACCGTTGTCTCTTCCTTCGTCTTCTGCACCGTTCCAGAGCCGGAAAGGGCCATAGAAGAAATAAAACGAGTCCTCAAGCCCGATGGAATGGCGATTTTCCTTGAACACACCAAGAGTGAGAGCGAGCTGGTGAATTACCTCTTCCTCCTGCCGATGAAGCTCATTCTCAAGCCTCTCCTCGACGACGACCCGCTGAGGGACACCCACAAGCTCGTGAGGAAGCACTTCAAAGTGGAGAAAGAGGAAGCCTACTACAGCGGCGTGGTCAGGCTCATAGTGGCAAAGAACGATAAGGACTAA
- a CDS encoding SufB/SufD family protein, protein MTETITMADAKAIIENQIEELARRNKEPEWMTKIRYKALEAFERAPHKDPVISEEQLLHFIAKPEVKGLPDHIESLDDLPPEMKALLDRLGISEVEQKYIAGLAVQTDTGVIYNQFLQDWAKKGLIVLPTEEAVRKYPDIVKQHFLKLFRADESKLTAYHTAVWNGGIFLYVKEGLKVPFPLHLFFLIQESALAQAPHIIIIAERNTEFHLIEGCTAPILLKHSLHLDMTEAYFHEGAKAQLTVLQNWPEYVHTRPMTRAKVGRGARFINTTVTLGSGKSNIGDPHYWVEEGGHVELNGIILGQKDFYVDLGGRMFLQGPGASGINASKAVIMDESTVVTRGIIEADAPKTKGHISCDALLMSDKAVMETYPGLISRVDDAELSHEAAIGKIREEELFYLMSRGLDEEKATQLIVKGFLDPMLKDIPMEFLVEIRKIIELAVSGGM, encoded by the coding sequence ATGACTGAAACTATAACAATGGCCGATGCAAAGGCCATCATCGAGAACCAGATTGAAGAGCTCGCAAGGAGGAACAAAGAGCCGGAGTGGATGACAAAGATAAGGTACAAGGCGCTGGAAGCCTTTGAGAGGGCACCTCACAAAGACCCTGTCATAAGCGAGGAGCAGCTCCTTCACTTCATAGCCAAACCAGAGGTAAAAGGCCTTCCCGACCATATAGAGAGCCTCGACGACCTCCCGCCAGAGATGAAGGCCCTCCTCGACAGGCTGGGCATAAGCGAGGTGGAGCAGAAGTACATAGCCGGGCTTGCGGTTCAGACGGACACGGGCGTCATATACAACCAGTTCCTGCAGGACTGGGCCAAGAAGGGCCTCATAGTCCTCCCGACGGAGGAGGCCGTTAGAAAATACCCCGACATAGTCAAGCAGCACTTCCTCAAGCTCTTCCGCGCAGACGAGAGCAAGCTTACTGCCTATCATACGGCAGTATGGAACGGCGGAATATTCCTCTACGTGAAGGAAGGCTTGAAGGTTCCCTTCCCGCTGCACCTGTTCTTCCTCATCCAGGAGAGTGCGCTGGCCCAGGCGCCACACATAATCATCATAGCCGAGAGGAACACCGAGTTCCACCTCATCGAGGGCTGTACCGCTCCGATACTCCTCAAGCACTCCCTACATCTCGACATGACTGAGGCCTACTTCCACGAGGGGGCGAAGGCCCAGCTCACAGTCCTCCAGAACTGGCCGGAGTACGTCCACACGAGGCCCATGACGAGAGCAAAGGTAGGGAGGGGCGCGCGCTTCATCAACACGACGGTAACCCTCGGCTCTGGAAAGAGCAACATAGGAGATCCACACTACTGGGTCGAGGAGGGCGGCCACGTCGAGCTGAACGGCATAATCCTCGGCCAGAAGGACTTTTACGTTGACCTCGGCGGCAGGATGTTCCTCCAGGGGCCGGGAGCGAGCGGAATCAACGCTAGCAAGGCAGTCATAATGGACGAGAGCACCGTCGTGACGAGGGGAATCATCGAGGCGGACGCTCCGAAGACGAAGGGACACATAAGCTGTGACGCACTCCTCATGAGCGACAAGGCGGTTATGGAGACCTATCCGGGGCTTATAAGCAGGGTTGACGATGCCGAACTCAGCCACGAGGCGGCGATAGGCAAGATAAGGGAAGAGGAGCTCTTCTACCTTATGAGCCGCGGACTGGACGAGGAGAAGGCAACCCAGCTCATAGTCAAAGGCTTCCTCGATCCGATGCTCAAGGACATCCCGATGGAGTTCCTCGTTGAGATAAGGAAGATAATCGAGCTTGCTGTAAGCGGGGGCATGTGA